The DNA segment AGAGGGAGAGGACCACTATGCTGTAGCTGTCGGTTCTTCAACTGAAGAGAAGTTCACCACGTATGCTTGGTATCAGGTTGATAAGGAAACAGGTGAGGTTGAAGAGAGGGAATGATTAAGTCTATAAGTAGAAGGTGCAGTCTTGATCATCAAGGCTGCATTGTTTTGTCAAAAAGCTAATTTCTCTATGGTACAATAAAAGAAAAGGAGTCGTTCAAATGTCTAAGGTAGACGCGACGTATAGTGAATTTAGCTGGGTGAATTTTAGCTTAGAGCTTTTGGTCATCCTTGTACTCATTGTTGCCATCCTTATTGTCTGGAAGACTGTTAAAAAAACGTAGAGATGCTGGATTGTTGAGGGGATTCGTATGTATTTTCCAAAGTTCTGGGCAAAATCAATAGTAAATGAAAGAGAAGCTTCAGGGACTCAGTTCTCCATCCCTGTATGGCGATGGTCTGATCATAGCTTGGATGATGCGCAGCAACTGGCAAATCAAGCGGCGGAGCTTTTACGAAGTCGCATTCGTTCTGGTGAGTATTTGTCGAACGAATATTACGGCGATCGACCTGTTCGAGAAGAAGTAATCTTTGAACAAAAAGATGAGCAAGAATCAGCGGAATTGGTCATTACGCGGAATGCGCAGGGTTGTTTGGTGTTGAACACGGCTCATGTGATGTTTGTGGACGTTGATATAGAAGAACCTAAACCGACGCTATTCAAACGCGTTCTCGGTTTGTTTTTTGAACCAACTGAAAAACCTGAAACGATTGAGGAAGCAGCCATTAAGCATATAAGAGGATGGGTTGAAGAACATTCAGAAAGAGGCGTACGTGTGTATCGAACCCGAGGGGGGCTGCGTTATTTAATCACGCATAAGATTTACACACCAGGAGATGCGGATTCAGATCGGTTATTGGAGCAATTGAACAGTGACCCGCAGTATCGAAAGCTGTGCTCTGCTCAAAAAAGCTTTCGAGCACGGCTGACTCCTAAGCCAAAGCGGATTGGACTGTATCAACCTCCCGTGCGGTTTCCCTACTTGAAGCAAGAAGAAAAAAAGCAGATGGATCAATGGGAGCAGAATTATAAAAACGCTTCTTCCAAGAGGCGAACGTGTGAGCATGTGGCCACATTTGGGAATCCAATCATTCATCCTAAGGTACAAGATGTAATCGAACTACACGATCAAATGACTGAATTACATAAAGATTTGCCACTGGCATAACAGATCAAGAAGGAGCGATTTTATGGACGTATTTGCAGAGTTTTTAGAGGGAATTGATAACCCGGACCATCGCGCGAGAACAGAAGAGGTATTAGCGTGGGTGCTTAAAACGTATCCGGAGCTTGCGCCAAAGATTGCATGGAACCAACCGATGTTCACGCATCATGAAACATTTATCATTGGATTTAGTGTAGCAAAGCAGCATTTGGCCGTTGCACCTGAAAAGGTTGTTATTGATCGCTTTTCTGATGAAATTAAAGAAGCTGGTTATGATCATACGGCTCAATTGGTTCGCATGAAGTGGAAGATGCCAACGGACTTTTCTCTCATTGGTAAGCTGATTGAGTTTAACATTCAAGACAAGGCTGAAGTGACAACATTTTGGCGTAAATAGTGAAGGGCGAAACGAGCAGATAGAGCTTGTTTCGCTTTTTTTGGTATGAGCTTCTTGCTTTTAGTGGACTTCTTCTTGGTGATGGGAGGACGGGACTTGGTGCAAGGGATTAGAGCTTGGTGGGATCTGCGTTTAGCTTGATTAAACCTGTCTTTTTCTTGTTAAGAAGTAGGTTGTTCTTACTAATCTGTAGATGTTTCTTGGTAAGCATTAAAAAATTAATCTAATTTTAAAATACGTGCCACTTTTTATGGTTTTCATTCGTCTATATAAGTGAAGGGAGAGTGAGACTTTTTTGGAAGATAAAGAATTGGTTAAACGGATGCTGAATGGAGACGAATTGGCCTTAGAGGCTTTACATAAACGCTATGCTCGTCAAATCTATCATTATATCTATACGGAGACGAGCAATTATGATGCGGCGGAAGAGATCCTCCAAGAGGTCTTTTACAAAGTGGCAACGAAGATCAGTCACTTTAAACAACGCTCATCATTTAAAACGTGGATCTACGTAATTACAAGACACGCTATTATTGATTATTATCGTAAACAGGAAACACAACTAAAGACCGTTCCATTACAGGAAGAGTTTATTGATTACCGTGGAGGAGTTGGACACGGAGAGCAATTATCAGAGCTACAGCATCTCATTAACCAGCTCCCTTTAAAGTATCGGCGCATTATGCATCTTAGGTACGTTGAAGAATTCTCGTTACTTGATACAGCAAGGATTACAGGGGTCTCAGTGATGTCAGTTAAGTCTACGCAAAAGCGTGCGAAAAAGATGCTGAAGACACAGCGGGATGAGGGGGTAGCGTATAATGGATAATCCCAAAGAGAAGAAATACATTGTCTTACCTCATAGTGCTTACACCAAAAGCTTAAAAGCATTCAAACAAGGCATGCAGGACGCCGAAGAACCAAAGCCTAAAAGCCGAGGCGCATATATCGCATCAAGCCTAGGAGCTGCTGCGTTACTAGGGTTCATTATTTTCACCGTCTTACCGATAACCGACAACCAAGAACAGCCGGCAGATGAAGAGAATCAGGTAGAGAAGGTAGAGGAAGTGAATGAAGAGAAGGCTGTGGATTTTGATGAGATTGATGTGAATGAGGAATTGCTTTCTGAGGTGGTGGAGCGACCGGACTATGAGCTAGGTGATGTTGGTGGAGGGGGAGATAAACAGTTTCATCATGATGAACTCCAAGTATTTGTACCGGATGATTGGGAGATGAGTAGAAGCGATGACGGTTTTGCTAACGGAACCAAAACGACTTTAACGGGATTTGGTGGAGTTCAGCAAACGATATTAATTTTTGAGAATGAAGCTTCCCAGGAAGAGGTTAATCAAGCGAGGGAAGAGTTGTTGTCAGATATTATGTATACAAAGGCGACAGAAGTTCCGATGGATTGGTTAAGATACTTATTTGAAGAAGAACAACAGCTAGGTATAGAGTTCCACTTTCTTAGTAGATATGATAATCGTTTTGCAATTGAATTAGATGATACAACTAAAATGTATACATTAATAAATGAAAATGATAGGCGTTTGTACGATTATGTTGAAGCTGATTTATTTGGGAAGAAGCTCATACTATTAACGGATATTAATTCAACTCATTCAAGTAAACTTGCTTCGACCTATGTTACTTTGAGTGGTATTACTCCAAGTAACGCTTACGATATGGTAGCAGCTTATGGACCTTATGAGCAAAAGTACGGCAGGCGCTCATCGATCACAATCTTAACTGGAATGCCTACGTATGATTTCACAGAATTACTCCTTTACGAGCATGAACTAGGTTTTACAAGTTATCTAGAAGAGGGAACGGAAGTAGAGAAAATTGAGCGGAATGGATTCACGGAGTGGAAATTTGTTCATGAGAAGAATGGAAACAATAGTTACTATTCGTTTGGAAAGTTAGATCCATCTGTTTCAGTTGAAGATGCAAAGGAAACGTTAATAAATGGATATGAGTTTGATCCTCAATATGTTGAAGGGGCAAGTCATGTAAGCTTCTATCATATAATGCGACAAGGTCAGGATGACGAAATGCTAAGGACATTTGAACTCGTCCAGAAACAAGGCGACTGGTACTACATCTTCACGCAAGCGGATAATCGTGAGGGATTCTACTCTCCACAAATCGGCGCATTAGCCACCAAATTCCAACAAGAAATCATGTTCCACTAAACAAAAAAGGACGTTCTGCCACGTGCAGAGCGTTCTTTTTTGCTAGAGTTCTTTACACGCCCACGCATCAATCTCCACTTTAAACGGCGGTGCAGCGAGTGCGACTACATACAATAATGTGGTACATGGGAGATGTCCATCAAGAAAGTCATGAACAACCTGTCTCCGTTTGTCCGTTTCGAATTCTCCGACTAAATAAAAGACCAGTTTCGTTAGGTCTTTGATCTCCATCTCTGCTTCATCGAGATTCAGTTTAATGTTGTGGAGTGCTAGTTTTAGTTGCTCTATGGGATCTTCAGGAATTTCATTGTCTACACTCATCCCAAGCTGACCTGATAGGGTAAGCCACCGGTTCGGACCTGTGACTTCCATTTGATGAACGTAGGGGGCTACGGGTTGGTGGACGGTGTTAGGGTTTCTTGATGTTTTCATATGTGGACTCCATTCTGAATTTTATTTTGCAGGAATTTCCTCTCATATCTTGAATGGTACAATATATCAATTAATAAGGGAGTGCTTTCTATGCAGGATCGTATTTTAAACAACAACCGAGAGGAGTATGAACACCTTCTACTCCTTGTTACGATCTGTTCATTCTTTACATGTAAGAAAATTAAGAAACTTGAACGCTATAAAAAGAAACTAAAAGAACAGCTTCATATTACATAGAAACGGAGAGACATGATGCTAAATGATCCTTGGTTTACCGTTCAAGAGATTGACCCGTCCACATTTGCGATTAGCGAGTATGGTCATTGGGAGAAGGTTCACTCGTTTCTCCTTATAGGGGATAAGAGAGCTATGTTAATAGACACCGGGCTTGGTATTGATGATCTGTCAAGAGTGACCTCGCAGTTAACCAAGCTTCCGATCGATGTCTTAACGACACATGTACATGCAGACCATATCGGAAGCCACGGTCAATATGAGCGCATCTATGTTCATGAGGCTGATCAAGATTGGCTAGTCAACGGGATACAAGGACTTCCTCTAGAGCAAATACGAAAGGATATGAGTCGAGATATCACAGTTCCAACTCCTGATTCATTTGATCCTAAAACCTATCGACCGTTTCAAGGTGAGCCAACTGGTTTGTTGCGTGATGGTCAAGTGTTTGATGGTGGGGGCCGTGTGTTAACCGTATTACATACCCCTGGCCATTCACCGGGTCACCTCTCATTTTTTGAAAAGAAGAGTGGCTATTTGTTTACCGGTGATTTATTGTACGACACTACACCCGTGTATGCTCATTATCCATCAACGAGTCCCAGTGATCTTGCTGATTCCTTAGAGAAAATAGCAGCACTTGAAGGCGTTAGTAGAGTGTATGGAGCACATAATACATTAGGTCTTTCTCCTAAGATTCTAGATGAGGTCAGGGTTGCAGTTACATACTTGAGAGAGCATAACTTACTGCACTTTGGCACTGGGGTACACCAGTTTAATGGGTTTAGTGTTCAGTTCTAGGTTAAACAAACGTTTGATTAATAAGTTAGTTCAAATGTGGTGTCGGGTTTAAATCGCTTAGGCATATCTCTAAACTCCTTAAAGGTAAGTGTAAGTCCTGTTTCTTGATCAGGTAGAGCAGGGATAACGACAAAGCTTGTATTCATGTGTTCGCCCGAGCCACCGCCACCTCGCCACTGACATTCATAAGTCGTCTCGCCCCCTTTAATCACCAGTTCATAAAAGGGATGATCCTGAGAGTCAGAGTTATAGTCAGTTGCTAGATTAAGCACGCTGGCATTTTTATATTGTTTGATTAAAGTGATAGAGTGGAACACGCCTTTGCATTCCACTCCTTTTAGGACGGGTATATTTTTAAGGAAGCCTTTAGGCTCAACAATTGGTTTATGCTCGTCCTCATAAAATAGGTTGGAAAAAAAGCTATGTAAGAATGCCTCTTCAAATTGAAGGTCTTTTGCCCATTTTGTGAGAAGCGACTTGTGTGGAAAGCCTGGATTATTTTGTGTGCGTTGCTTTCGTTCAGAGAGGAGCTTTAGAATTTCTTGATCTAACTCTTGAATCGAGTCATCATAATAATCGGCAGGTGGTTTTAGTGAAACTTGGTACATGTAGGTTTTCCCCCAATATCTTTAAGTTAATGTAAGGAGTAAAAAATGAACGGATCACAGGCCATTATGTTTTATTTTACAATAACTAGCCCATCTAATGTATTAACGAATAAAAATCGAAGAGATGTCTCTGCGACCTTACGTGTAGAAGCGAATCTTTCCATATGGCATAAACAAAAGTTGTTTGTGAGAATTGAAGGACTCACCATTCTAGAATTTTATAAAAGCTTAATTGAATGGGGTAAGTTAGATCATAATGATAAGATTCAAGCATTTTACTATTTTTCCATTGACCATGATGAGAGTGAAGGTCCAATTCTTTCTCTCGTTCCTTACCGTGATAAGGTATTAATGCAATCTATCTGGAGTGTTCGAGAAGAACCTATTGATTTTGAACAAAAGGAAATTCTAAAGGCGTTTCTTTCATTAAAGCAAGATTTAAAGAAAGAGATTGAACATTACTTCAACATAGATCTTACGTCTTTTATAAATCATATCCCCTATCGAATTCACGAATCTACAAGTGGTTAAACGGATTGGCTCTAGATGCACTTTTTTAAGACAAGAATGGCTTGAAGTCATACTGGAACCTCGCTTTCATTGCTTTTTCTAAGACACATTCAATAAAATGATCACGTATTCCTGCCATTCTATTTATATTGCAAAAGAGAAAGTGTTGAAGGGAAGGACAAAAAAGACTAATGATCCAAAATGAATCATTAGCCTTAGTTTTTTATTCGTTCTTACAGCTTAAAAGAGATGAATTTCAACTCAGTCATTTCCTCTGTAGAATATTTAATTCCTTCTTTTCCAACTCCACTGTTTTTTACGCCGCCATATGGCATGTTGTCCACACGGAAGGAAGGAATGTCATTAATAATCACGCCTCCAACTTCTAACTCATCGGCTGCTTTAAAGGCAATGGATACTTCTTTTGTATAGATACCAGCTTGTAAACCATACTCTGAGTCATTGACTTTTGCGATCGCTTCATCAATATCACCATAAGGCTCAATTGTCACAA comes from the Alkalihalobacillus sp. FSL W8-0930 genome and includes:
- a CDS encoding iron chaperone is translated as MDVFAEFLEGIDNPDHRARTEEVLAWVLKTYPELAPKIAWNQPMFTHHETFIIGFSVAKQHLAVAPEKVVIDRFSDEIKEAGYDHTAQLVRMKWKMPTDFSLIGKLIEFNIQDKAEVTTFWRK
- a CDS encoding RNA polymerase sigma factor codes for the protein MEDKELVKRMLNGDELALEALHKRYARQIYHYIYTETSNYDAAEEILQEVFYKVATKISHFKQRSSFKTWIYVITRHAIIDYYRKQETQLKTVPLQEEFIDYRGGVGHGEQLSELQHLINQLPLKYRRIMHLRYVEEFSLLDTARITGVSVMSVKSTQKRAKKMLKTQRDEGVAYNG
- a CDS encoding RidA family protein; protein product: MKTSRNPNTVHQPVAPYVHQMEVTGPNRWLTLSGQLGMSVDNEIPEDPIEQLKLALHNIKLNLDEAEMEIKDLTKLVFYLVGEFETDKRRQVVHDFLDGHLPCTTLLYVVALAAPPFKVEIDAWACKEL
- a CDS encoding MBL fold metallo-hydrolase, with the protein product MLNDPWFTVQEIDPSTFAISEYGHWEKVHSFLLIGDKRAMLIDTGLGIDDLSRVTSQLTKLPIDVLTTHVHADHIGSHGQYERIYVHEADQDWLVNGIQGLPLEQIRKDMSRDITVPTPDSFDPKTYRPFQGEPTGLLRDGQVFDGGGRVLTVLHTPGHSPGHLSFFEKKSGYLFTGDLLYDTTPVYAHYPSTSPSDLADSLEKIAALEGVSRVYGAHNTLGLSPKILDEVRVAVTYLREHNLLHFGTGVHQFNGFSVQF
- a CDS encoding aldehyde dehydrogenase family protein; translated protein: MIQLQNHFESLTLGHPKSEDTDISALINPKETDRLKSWIQEAKERGATIEIGGNVQGTVFEPTVITGATKDLSVNCQEAFGPIVTIEPYGDIDEAIAKVNDSEYGLQAGIYTKEVSIAFKAADELEVGGVIINDIPSFRVDNMPYGGVKNSGVGKEGIKYSTEEMTELKFISFKL